Proteins from a single region of Moritella sp. F3:
- the nadE gene encoding ammonia-dependent NAD(+) synthetase has product MTELRNQIIAEMKVKPSINIADEIRSRINFIKQQLTNSGLKSLVLGISGGVDSSTCGRLCQLAIEELNTEQHSDEFNFIAVRLPYSIQADEDDAQKALSFINPKTSVTVNIQSGSDSIHSEVLKSVQAAGLPETTAFNQDFNKGNVKARMRMIAQYEIAGLYRGLVPGTDHSAENISGFFTKHGDGACDLAPLFGLNKRQVRALAEFLGASQDVFLKIPTADLEEDRPQLEDEIALGVTYDQIDDFLEGKSIDANAEAKIIDTYSKTTHKRNAIPTPT; this is encoded by the coding sequence ATGACTGAACTTAGAAACCAAATCATCGCCGAGATGAAAGTTAAACCGAGTATTAATATTGCCGATGAGATTCGTAGTCGCATTAACTTTATCAAGCAGCAATTAACTAACTCAGGATTAAAAAGTTTAGTTCTAGGTATAAGTGGTGGTGTTGATTCATCAACTTGTGGCCGTCTTTGCCAATTAGCTATCGAAGAGTTAAATACAGAACAACACAGTGATGAGTTTAATTTCATTGCCGTACGCTTACCTTATTCTATCCAAGCAGATGAAGATGATGCACAAAAAGCGCTAAGCTTTATTAATCCAAAAACATCTGTCACGGTGAACATCCAATCAGGTTCAGACAGTATTCATAGTGAAGTACTTAAATCTGTACAAGCAGCAGGACTGCCAGAAACAACAGCCTTTAATCAAGATTTCAATAAAGGTAACGTAAAAGCAAGAATGCGCATGATTGCACAGTATGAAATTGCAGGCTTATATAGAGGCTTAGTACCAGGAACAGATCATAGTGCTGAAAACATTTCCGGTTTCTTTACTAAACACGGCGATGGTGCTTGCGATTTAGCACCTTTATTTGGTTTGAATAAACGCCAAGTAAGAGCATTAGCTGAATTCTTAGGTGCTTCGCAAGACGTATTCTTGAAAATACCTACAGCAGATTTAGAAGAAGATCGCCCACAGCTTGAAGATGAAATAGCACTCGGTGTCACTTATGATCAAATAGATGACTTCTTAGAAGGTAAATCTATTGATGCAAACGCTGAAGCAAAAATTATTGATACATACTCTAAGACAACGCATAAGCGTAATGCGATACCGACACCAACTTAA
- the glmU gene encoding bifunctional UDP-N-acetylglucosamine diphosphorylase/glucosamine-1-phosphate N-acetyltransferase GlmU — MPISVVILAAGKGTRMRSDLPKVLHPIAKKPMVQHVIDTVKQLDVNDIHLVYGHGAELLKSRINDDKLDWVLQAEQLGTGHAVQQAADKFKADEQVLVLYGDVPLISQETLTHLCQSQPEGGIGLLTVKLDNPMGYGRIVRDGETVVGIVEQKDASAEQLKIDEVNSGILVANGADFKHWLSLLDNNNAQAEYYLTDVIALAHQAGRTINAVHPIANIEVEGVNNRMQLAELERAYQKLQAYKLMEQGVTMLDPNRFDLRGEVSVGNDVTFDINVIIEGKVTIGSGVTIGANCILKDCHIGANSEIKPNSIIESATIGVDCSAGPFARLRPDTILEDDAHVGNFVELKKTTLGKGSKAGHLSYLGDSVIGEKVNIGAGTITCNYDGVNKFKTIIEDGAFIGSDSQLIAPVTIGKNATVAAGSTITKDVEANDLVISRVKQRHIRNWPKPTKIEK; from the coding sequence ATGCCTATTAGTGTTGTTATTCTTGCTGCTGGTAAAGGAACGCGTATGCGTTCAGATCTTCCTAAAGTGCTTCACCCAATCGCTAAAAAACCAATGGTTCAGCATGTTATCGATACCGTAAAACAGTTAGATGTTAACGATATCCATTTAGTCTATGGCCATGGTGCTGAATTACTCAAATCACGCATTAACGATGACAAGCTAGATTGGGTTCTGCAAGCTGAACAATTAGGGACTGGTCATGCCGTGCAACAAGCGGCTGATAAATTTAAAGCGGACGAACAAGTACTAGTGCTTTATGGTGACGTGCCATTAATTAGCCAAGAAACACTGACACACCTATGCCAGTCTCAACCCGAAGGCGGCATCGGTCTACTGACGGTGAAGCTGGATAACCCAATGGGTTATGGTCGTATTGTACGTGATGGTGAAACGGTCGTTGGTATTGTTGAGCAAAAAGATGCATCGGCAGAGCAGCTTAAAATCGATGAAGTAAACTCTGGCATATTAGTGGCTAACGGTGCTGATTTTAAGCACTGGTTATCCCTGTTAGATAATAATAATGCACAAGCTGAATATTACCTTACCGATGTGATCGCCCTCGCCCATCAAGCTGGACGCACCATTAATGCGGTACACCCAATCGCGAACATTGAGGTTGAAGGTGTTAACAACCGTATGCAATTGGCAGAATTAGAACGTGCATACCAAAAATTACAAGCGTACAAACTGATGGAACAAGGCGTGACTATGCTTGATCCAAATCGTTTTGATTTACGTGGCGAAGTCAGTGTTGGTAATGATGTGACATTTGATATTAACGTTATTATCGAAGGTAAAGTAACTATCGGTAGTGGCGTTACTATTGGTGCTAATTGTATTTTAAAAGATTGCCATATTGGTGCTAATTCAGAGATTAAGCCAAACTCAATTATTGAGTCTGCAACGATTGGTGTCGACTGCAGTGCAGGCCCATTTGCCCGTTTACGTCCTGACACTATATTAGAAGATGATGCCCACGTAGGTAATTTTGTCGAATTGAAGAAAACTACCTTAGGCAAAGGTTCTAAAGCAGGACATCTTAGCTATTTAGGTGACAGCGTTATTGGTGAGAAAGTAAATATCGGCGCCGGTACGATTACGTGTAATTATGATGGCGTAAATAAGTTTAAAACCATTATTGAAGATGGTGCTTTTATTGGTTCTGATAGTCAATTAATCGCCCCTGTCACTATTGGGAAAAATGCGACTGTGGCTGCTGGTTCTACAATAACGAAAGATGTTGAAGCAAACGATTTAGTAATATCACGTGTTAAGCAACGACATATTCGTAATTGGCCAAAACCAACGAAAATAGAAAAGTAA
- a CDS encoding F0F1 ATP synthase subunit epsilon — protein MAMTFDLNVVSAEGVLFSGRAESIQVTGSGGEFGILAGHTPLLTGIVPGMVRLVKQHGEEEVIFVSGGTCEVQPGEVTVLADTAIRAEDLDLAKAQEAKRQAEELLSNSATNQDVDYTQVAIQLADAIAQLRVLKLVKKFN, from the coding sequence ATGGCTATGACTTTTGATTTGAATGTAGTAAGCGCAGAAGGTGTTTTATTTTCTGGGCGTGCTGAAAGCATTCAAGTTACCGGTTCTGGCGGTGAGTTCGGCATTTTAGCTGGACATACACCACTATTAACTGGAATAGTACCTGGCATGGTGCGCTTGGTTAAACAACACGGTGAAGAAGAAGTTATCTTTGTTTCAGGCGGTACTTGTGAAGTACAACCTGGCGAAGTTACCGTGCTGGCTGATACTGCGATTCGTGCAGAAGATCTAGATTTAGCCAAAGCGCAAGAAGCCAAAAGACAAGCTGAAGAACTACTGAGCAATTCTGCAACTAATCAAGATGTGGATTACACTCAAGTAGCTATTCAATTGGCTGATGCTATTGCTCAACTTCGTGTGCTTAAATTGGTTAAAAAATTCAACTAA
- the atpD gene encoding F0F1 ATP synthase subunit beta, which yields MSTGIIVQIIGAVVDVEFPQQSVPQVYDALTFDDANLSELVLEVQQQIGGGVVRCIVMGSSDGLRRGLKVTNTGSAISVPVGDECLGRIVNVLGNPIDGKGAIPTDTRYEIHRTAPSYEEQSLSSELLETGVKVIDLICPFAKGGKVGLFGGAGVGKTVNMMELINNIAKAHSGLSVFAGVGERTREGNDFYYEMEEAGVLDKVAMVYGQMNEPPGNRLRVALTGLSMAERFRDEGKDVLLFIDNIYRYTLAGTEVSALLGRMPSAVGYQPTLAEEMGILQERITSTKSGSITSIQAVYVPADDLTDPSPATTFAHLDATVVLNRNIASMGMYPAIDPLDSTSRQLDPLVVGQEHYDIARGVQGVLQRYTELKDIIAILGMDELSEEDKQIVSRARKIQRFLTQPYHVAEVFTGDPGVLVSLKETLRGFKGLLEGDYDDLPEQAFMYCGSIDDAVEAAKKL from the coding sequence ATGAGTACTGGTATTATTGTCCAGATCATCGGTGCTGTTGTGGACGTTGAGTTTCCACAGCAATCCGTACCTCAAGTGTACGATGCACTGACATTTGACGACGCTAACCTATCTGAATTGGTGCTAGAAGTTCAGCAACAAATCGGTGGTGGTGTTGTTCGTTGTATCGTTATGGGTTCAAGTGACGGCTTACGCCGAGGCCTTAAAGTAACTAACACTGGTAGCGCGATTAGCGTGCCTGTTGGTGACGAATGTCTTGGTCGTATTGTAAACGTTCTTGGTAACCCAATTGACGGTAAAGGCGCTATCCCAACAGATACGCGTTATGAAATTCACCGTACAGCGCCTTCTTATGAAGAGCAGTCACTTTCTAGCGAATTGCTAGAAACAGGTGTTAAAGTTATCGATCTGATTTGCCCATTTGCTAAAGGTGGTAAAGTCGGTCTATTCGGTGGTGCCGGTGTTGGTAAAACCGTAAACATGATGGAACTAATCAACAACATCGCTAAAGCTCACTCAGGTCTATCTGTGTTTGCTGGTGTTGGTGAGCGTACTCGTGAAGGTAACGATTTCTACTACGAGATGGAAGAAGCCGGCGTACTTGATAAAGTAGCAATGGTTTACGGCCAAATGAATGAGCCTCCAGGTAACCGTTTACGTGTTGCTTTGACTGGTTTATCAATGGCTGAACGCTTCCGTGACGAAGGTAAAGATGTACTACTATTCATCGATAATATCTATCGTTATACACTTGCGGGAACTGAAGTATCTGCACTGCTAGGTCGTATGCCATCAGCGGTAGGTTACCAGCCTACACTTGCTGAAGAAATGGGTATCCTACAAGAGCGTATTACTTCAACTAAGAGTGGTTCAATTACATCTATCCAAGCGGTATACGTACCTGCGGATGATTTAACGGATCCATCTCCAGCAACAACATTTGCTCACTTAGATGCAACAGTTGTACTGAACCGTAATATTGCTTCAATGGGTATGTACCCTGCGATCGACCCACTAGATTCTACTTCTCGTCAGTTAGATCCTCTAGTAGTTGGTCAAGAACATTACGACATCGCTCGTGGCGTTCAAGGTGTACTACAGCGTTATACTGAATTAAAAGACATTATTGCGATCCTAGGTATGGATGAGCTATCTGAAGAAGATAAGCAAATCGTATCTCGTGCTCGTAAGATCCAACGTTTCTTAACTCAGCCATACCATGTTGCTGAAGTATTTACTGGTGACCCAGGTGTTCTTGTATCATTAAAAGAAACTCTACGTGGCTTTAAAGGCCTGTTAGAGGGTGATTACGATGATCTTCCTGAGCAAGCGTTCATGTATTGTGGTTCTATCGACGATGCTGTTGAAGCTGCGAAGAAACTGTAA
- the atpG gene encoding F0F1 ATP synthase subunit gamma: MAGAKEIKNKIGSITNTQKITSAMEMVAASKMRKAQDRMAASRPYANTMRRVIGHLAEGSLEYSHPYLEEREAKRVGYIVISTDRGLCGGLNINLFKKTLSDMKGWSDKNVEIDLGLIGAKAGTFFANVGGNVVANAANLGEEPTLEDLIGSVRVMLEAYDNGKLDRLFVVYNKFVNTMTQEPTIDQLLPLPASEENEALPKHGWDYLYEGEPAELLTKLLVRFIESQVYQGVVENAASEQAARMFAMKNATDNAGDIIDELQLVFNKARQSAITQEISEICAGASAV; this comes from the coding sequence ATGGCCGGCGCTAAAGAAATTAAAAACAAGATCGGGAGTATTACTAATACTCAGAAGATCACCAGCGCAATGGAGATGGTTGCCGCGAGTAAAATGCGTAAAGCACAAGATCGCATGGCAGCTAGTCGCCCATACGCTAACACAATGCGCAGAGTGATCGGTCATCTCGCTGAAGGTTCTCTAGAGTACTCTCATCCGTACCTAGAAGAACGTGAAGCGAAACGTGTTGGTTATATTGTGATTTCAACTGACCGTGGTCTATGTGGCGGCTTGAACATCAACCTTTTCAAAAAGACTCTCTCTGATATGAAGGGATGGTCGGATAAAAATGTAGAAATCGATTTAGGGCTTATTGGCGCTAAAGCGGGTACATTTTTCGCTAACGTAGGCGGAAACGTGGTTGCTAATGCAGCAAACCTCGGTGAAGAACCTACGTTAGAAGACTTGATTGGTTCTGTTCGAGTTATGCTAGAAGCATACGATAACGGTAAGTTGGATCGCTTATTCGTTGTATATAACAAATTTGTTAATACAATGACGCAAGAACCAACTATCGATCAACTACTGCCGTTGCCTGCATCGGAAGAAAACGAAGCACTACCAAAGCATGGCTGGGATTACCTTTACGAAGGCGAACCTGCTGAGCTTCTAACTAAATTATTAGTTAGATTTATTGAATCTCAAGTGTATCAAGGTGTTGTTGAAAACGCAGCATCTGAACAAGCAGCACGTATGTTTGCAATGAAAAATGCAACAGACAATGCTGGTGACATTATTGATGAGCTGCAGTTAGTATTTAACAAAGCCCGTCAATCTGCCATTACACAAGAGATTTCTGAAATTTGTGCTGGTGCTTCAGCGGTTTAG
- the atpA gene encoding F0F1 ATP synthase subunit alpha produces MQLNSTEISDLIKQRIEKFSVVSEARNEGTIVSVSDGIIRIHGLADCMQGEMIELPGNRFGIALNLERDSVGAVVMGSYMGLAEGQKVRSTGRIFEVPVGRNLLGRVLNTLGEPIDGKGPIDNDGFSPVEVIAPGVMERKSVDQPVQIGIKAIDAMIPIGRGQRELIIGDRQVGKSAIAIDAIINQKDSGIKCVYVAIGQKASTVASVVRKLEEHGAMENTILVVATASEAAALQYLAPYSGCAMGEYFRDRGEDALIVYDDLSKQAVAYRQISLLLRRPPGREAYPGDVFYLHSRLLERAARVNAEYVEAFTKGEVKGKTGSLTALPIIETQGGDVSAFVPTNVISITDGQIFLTTELFNSGTRPAVDPGISVSRVGGSAQTKIIKKLSGGIRTALAQYRELAAFAQFSSDLDDATRKQLDHGAKVTELMKQGQYAPMSVAEQALSLYAAETGALEDVEVNKIVSFEASLQAYAKAEHADLLASINETGAYDKDVQAKLTSLLASFKSTQTW; encoded by the coding sequence ATGCAACTGAATTCTACAGAAATCAGTGATCTGATCAAACAACGTATTGAAAAATTCAGCGTTGTTAGTGAAGCAAGAAATGAAGGTACGATCGTTTCAGTAAGCGATGGTATTATTCGTATTCATGGCCTTGCAGACTGTATGCAAGGCGAAATGATTGAATTACCTGGAAACCGCTTTGGTATCGCATTAAACCTAGAGCGTGACTCTGTTGGTGCGGTAGTAATGGGTTCTTACATGGGTCTTGCAGAAGGCCAAAAAGTACGTTCAACTGGACGTATTTTTGAAGTGCCAGTAGGTCGCAACTTATTAGGTCGTGTTTTAAACACACTTGGTGAGCCTATCGACGGTAAAGGACCTATCGACAATGATGGTTTCTCTCCTGTTGAAGTAATTGCACCGGGTGTAATGGAACGTAAATCTGTTGACCAACCTGTACAGATCGGTATCAAAGCGATTGACGCTATGATCCCAATCGGTCGTGGTCAACGTGAGCTTATTATTGGTGACCGTCAGGTTGGTAAGAGTGCTATCGCTATCGATGCAATCATCAACCAAAAAGACTCAGGCATCAAATGTGTATACGTAGCAATCGGTCAGAAAGCTTCTACCGTAGCTAGTGTTGTACGTAAGCTTGAAGAACATGGCGCAATGGAAAACACTATTCTTGTTGTTGCAACGGCTTCTGAAGCTGCGGCACTACAATACCTAGCACCATACTCTGGTTGTGCTATGGGTGAATACTTCCGTGACCGTGGTGAAGATGCACTGATCGTATATGATGATTTGTCTAAGCAAGCCGTTGCTTACCGTCAAATCTCATTACTTTTACGTCGTCCACCGGGCCGTGAAGCATACCCTGGTGATGTTTTCTATCTACATTCACGTCTACTAGAGCGTGCTGCTCGTGTAAACGCTGAGTACGTAGAAGCGTTCACTAAAGGTGAAGTGAAAGGTAAGACTGGTTCTTTGACTGCTCTTCCTATCATTGAAACTCAAGGTGGTGACGTATCTGCGTTCGTACCAACGAACGTAATTTCTATTACCGATGGTCAGATCTTCTTGACTACAGAGCTGTTTAACTCAGGCACACGTCCTGCTGTTGATCCAGGTATCTCTGTATCGCGTGTTGGTGGTTCAGCACAAACGAAGATCATTAAGAAACTATCTGGTGGTATTCGTACCGCACTAGCACAGTATCGTGAATTAGCAGCATTTGCTCAATTCTCTTCAGACCTTGATGATGCAACGCGTAAGCAGCTTGATCATGGCGCGAAAGTTACTGAGCTAATGAAGCAAGGCCAATATGCACCAATGAGTGTTGCAGAGCAGGCTCTATCTTTATATGCAGCAGAAACTGGTGCATTAGAAGATGTTGAAGTTAACAAAATTGTTAGCTTTGAAGCGTCTCTACAAGCTTATGCTAAAGCAGAACACGCTGATTTACTTGCTTCTATTAATGAAACAGGCGCGTATGACAAAGATGTTCAAGCTAAGCTAACAAGCTTACTTGCAAGCTTTAAGTCTACACAAACCTGGTAA